Proteins found in one Clostridium butyricum genomic segment:
- a CDS encoding DUF1846 domain-containing protein — protein MKIGFDHEKYLEEQSKYILERVDSYDKLYLEFGGKLFNDRHAMRVLPGFDENAKIKLLHKLKEKVEVVICVYAGDIERNKIRGDFGITYDMDVLRLIDDLRAYDLEVNSVVITRFDNQPATTVFINKLERRGIKVYKHKSTKGYPTDVDTIVSEEGYGQNPYIETTKPIVVVTAPGPGSGKLATCLSQLYHESRRGNVAGYSKFETFPVWNVPLKHPLNIAYEAATVDLKDVNMIDSFHMDAYNKVSVNYNRDIESFPVLKRIIEKITGNESVYKSPTDMGVNRVGFGIVDDDAVKEASKQEIIRRYFKTGCDYKKGYADKETFERSKLIMEEVNLKENDRKVVIPAREKSAKLRENADENEMCPVVALELEDGTILTGKSSELMDGAAAVIINAIKYLANISDDIFLISPVILEPIRNLKSNTFNEKNISLNCEELLTALSISAATNPIAQVAMEKLPMLRGCQAHSTTILSRSDENTFSKLGIDVTSDANYPSASLYYNN, from the coding sequence ATGAAAATAGGATTTGACCATGAGAAGTATTTAGAAGAACAGTCAAAGTATATTTTAGAGAGAGTAGATAGCTATGATAAATTATACCTTGAATTTGGAGGAAAGCTGTTTAATGATAGACATGCAATGAGAGTACTTCCAGGTTTTGATGAAAATGCAAAGATTAAATTATTACATAAATTAAAGGAAAAAGTTGAAGTTGTTATCTGCGTATATGCAGGTGACATTGAAAGAAACAAAATCAGAGGTGATTTTGGTATTACATATGATATGGATGTATTAAGACTTATAGATGATTTAAGAGCATATGATCTTGAAGTTAACAGTGTTGTAATTACAAGATTTGATAATCAGCCAGCAACTACTGTATTTATAAATAAACTTGAAAGAAGAGGAATTAAGGTTTATAAGCATAAATCAACTAAAGGTTATCCAACAGATGTTGATACAATAGTAAGTGAAGAGGGTTATGGTCAAAATCCTTATATAGAAACAACTAAACCAATAGTTGTTGTAACAGCACCAGGACCAGGAAGTGGAAAACTTGCAACATGTTTAAGTCAGCTTTACCATGAATCAAGAAGAGGTAATGTGGCAGGTTATTCTAAATTTGAAACATTTCCAGTATGGAATGTTCCATTAAAACATCCATTAAATATAGCATATGAAGCTGCAACGGTAGACTTAAAGGATGTTAATATGATAGATTCATTTCATATGGATGCATATAACAAGGTTTCTGTAAATTACAACAGAGATATAGAGAGTTTCCCAGTTCTTAAAAGAATAATAGAAAAAATAACAGGAAACGAATCCGTTTATAAATCTCCAACTGATATGGGCGTTAACAGAGTAGGTTTTGGAATAGTGGATGATGATGCTGTGAAAGAAGCTTCTAAACAGGAAATAATAAGAAGATATTTCAAAACAGGTTGCGACTATAAAAAAGGATATGCAGATAAGGAGACTTTTGAAAGATCAAAATTAATAATGGAAGAAGTTAACTTAAAAGAAAATGATAGAAAAGTGGTAATTCCAGCAAGAGAAAAAAGTGCAAAACTAAGAGAAAATGCTGATGAAAATGAAATGTGTCCAGTTGTTGCATTGGAACTTGAAGATGGTACTATATTAACAGGTAAGAGCTCAGAATTAATGGATGGTGCCGCAGCAGTAATAATAAATGCTATAAAATATCTTGCAAATATTTCAGATGATATATTCTTAATATCACCAGTAATACTTGAACCTATAAGAAATTTAAAATCTAATACATTTAATGAAAAAAATATTTCATTAAATTGTGAAGAACTTCTTACAGCTTTGAGTATTTCAGCAGCTACAAATCCTATCGCACAAGTTGCTATGGAAAAACTACCGATGCTTAGAGGATGTCAAGCCCATTCAACAACAATTTTATCAAGGTCTGATGAAAATACTTTTAGTAAACTTGGAATAGATGTTACAAGTGATGCTAATTATCCATCAGCAAGTCTTTACTACAATAATTAA
- a CDS encoding IS3 family transposase: MSKITFDKETIELLNENPYVVKVSEKSITYSDEFKRLFIEEYLKGKTPKIIFNDAGFDTQILGQRRYEQAAARWIRSYRKEGIVGLRDTRKENSGRPSEKQLSKDDIIQKQEAKIKLLEEQLELLKKLDVTERRLVNSSVNLEGKEIFKLIYETITNNSYKNMVSYFCDLLNVSRSGYYNYLNTLDNQILMENKDLEARDNILMAYNYKGYSKGSRSIKMVLENELSIIYSRKKIQRIMRKYNIKCPIRKANPYRRMAKATKEHTVVPNLLERNFKQGVPGKVLLTDITYLPYGNNHMAYLSTIKDGSSNDILSYHVSDSIKLDIAITTINKLITHHKDDLHESAFVHSDQGFHYTSPKFQKLLKDNNLGQSMSRRGNCWDNAPQESFFGHMKDEIDFQSCNTLEELIDMIDDYIDYYNNYRYQWNLKKMTPKQYRNHLLLAS; the protein is encoded by the coding sequence ATGAGTAAGATAACATTTGATAAAGAAACTATTGAATTACTGAATGAAAATCCTTATGTAGTTAAAGTAAGTGAAAAATCTATAACTTACTCTGACGAGTTTAAGCGATTATTTATAGAAGAATATTTAAAAGGAAAAACACCTAAAATTATTTTTAATGACGCTGGTTTTGATACACAAATCCTTGGACAAAGAAGATACGAACAAGCGGCAGCTAGATGGATAAGATCTTATAGAAAAGAGGGTATTGTAGGATTAAGAGATACTAGGAAAGAAAACTCTGGACGACCAAGTGAAAAGCAATTATCTAAAGATGATATTATTCAAAAACAAGAAGCTAAAATTAAGTTATTAGAGGAGCAATTAGAACTGTTAAAAAAATTAGACGTGACAGAAAGGAGGCTGGTAAACAGCAGCGTAAATCTAGAAGGTAAGGAGATATTTAAGTTAATATATGAAACTATCACTAATAATAGCTATAAAAATATGGTTTCATATTTCTGTGATCTTTTAAATGTTTCACGCTCGGGATATTATAATTATCTAAATACACTTGATAATCAAATATTAATGGAAAATAAAGATTTGGAAGCTAGAGACAATATTCTTATGGCTTATAATTACAAAGGTTATAGCAAAGGATCCCGTTCTATAAAAATGGTTTTAGAAAATGAGCTTTCTATAATTTATAGTAGAAAGAAAATTCAACGTATTATGAGAAAATATAATATTAAATGTCCTATTAGAAAAGCCAACCCGTACCGCCGAATGGCAAAAGCAACCAAAGAACATACAGTAGTTCCAAACTTATTAGAACGTAATTTTAAGCAAGGAGTGCCGGGAAAGGTATTATTGACGGATATTACATACTTGCCATATGGAAATAATCATATGGCTTATTTGTCTACCATCAAAGATGGTAGTAGCAACGATATTCTATCTTATCATGTTTCAGATTCTATAAAACTTGATATTGCTATAACTACTATAAATAAATTAATAACGCACCATAAAGATGACTTACATGAAAGTGCATTTGTTCATTCAGATCAAGGATTCCATTATACTAGTCCAAAATTCCAAAAACTTCTAAAGGATAATAATCTTGGTCAATCAATGTCTCGTCGTGGCAACTGTTGGGACAATGCGCCTCAAGAATCCTTCTTCGGGCATATGAAAGATGAAATAGACTTTCAATCATGTAATACACTTGAAGAACTTATTGATATGATTGATGACTACATCGACTATTATAATAATTACAGATATCAGTGGAATCTAAAAAAGATGACTCCTAAACAATATAGAAATCATCTTTTATTAGCTTCATAA